In Halopseudomonas nanhaiensis, a single window of DNA contains:
- the ald gene encoding alanine dehydrogenase, giving the protein MHIGIPKEIKNHEYRVGLTPEAVGELVRSGHQVTVETMAGAAIGFSDENYRRAGAELASAEQVFERAEMIVKVKEPQAEERKRLRAGQLLFTYLHLAPDRAQTDDLLASGATCIAYETVTDAQGRLPLLAPMSEVAGRMAIQAGASCLEKARGGRGVLLGGVPGVPRGRVVILGGGVVGANALAMAVGLGAHVTVLDRNPDVLRRLDAQYGNRIDTLYSTSEMVEKQVQQADLVVGAVLIPGAAAPKLITREMISGMCAGSVLVDVAIDQGGCAETSKPTTHADPTYVVDEVVHYCVANMPGGVARTSTQALNNATLPFVLALANKGARRALEEDVHLANGLNVANGRLTNRSVGEALGIDSVEPAEAVRNL; this is encoded by the coding sequence ATGCATATCGGAATACCGAAAGAGATCAAGAACCATGAATACCGCGTAGGTCTGACCCCCGAAGCGGTAGGCGAACTGGTCAGAAGCGGGCATCAGGTAACGGTCGAGACCATGGCCGGCGCAGCCATCGGCTTTTCCGACGAGAATTACCGACGTGCGGGAGCGGAGCTGGCTTCGGCCGAGCAGGTCTTCGAGCGAGCCGAGATGATCGTCAAGGTCAAGGAACCGCAGGCAGAGGAGCGCAAACGGCTACGCGCGGGGCAGCTGCTGTTCACCTATCTTCACCTTGCACCTGATCGTGCTCAGACAGACGACCTGCTGGCCAGCGGTGCGACCTGCATCGCCTACGAGACAGTAACCGATGCGCAGGGCCGTCTGCCGCTGCTTGCGCCCATGTCCGAAGTCGCCGGGCGCATGGCTATTCAGGCGGGAGCGAGTTGCCTGGAGAAGGCCCGTGGCGGCCGGGGGGTACTGCTCGGCGGTGTGCCCGGCGTACCGCGGGGGCGGGTGGTGATTCTCGGCGGTGGCGTGGTAGGAGCCAACGCGCTGGCCATGGCTGTCGGCCTCGGAGCGCATGTCACCGTGCTGGACCGCAATCCCGATGTGCTGCGTCGCCTCGATGCGCAGTACGGCAACCGTATCGACACCCTGTATTCCACTTCGGAGATGGTCGAGAAGCAGGTGCAACAGGCGGATCTCGTCGTCGGTGCCGTGCTCATCCCCGGTGCCGCTGCGCCCAAGCTGATTACCCGGGAAATGATCTCGGGGATGTGTGCAGGCTCGGTACTGGTCGACGTGGCGATCGACCAGGGTGGCTGCGCGGAGACCTCGAAACCCACCACCCATGCCGATCCGACCTATGTCGTCGATGAGGTGGTGCACTACTGTGTCGCAAACATGCCGGGCGGCGTTGCGCGGACCTCGACGCAGGCACTGAACAACGCCACCCTGCCGTTCGTACTGGCGCTGGCCAACAAGGGTGCGCGGCGCGCACTGGAAGAGGATGTCCATCTGGCCAACGGGCTCAACGTGGCGAACGGCCGGCTGACCAATCGCAGCGTCGGCGAGGCGTTGGGGATCGATTCGGTTGAACCGGCTGAGGCCGTCAGGAACCTGTAG
- a CDS encoding acyltransferase yields MRHWLTGIITSVLMLLSTLIGIGPMLLLALLKLVIPHRESRRQLSRAVMWIAEVWAESVKRVFALMTPTIWEIHSDCPLDHQHSYLVISNHQSWVDIPALVQAFNRKTPYFKFFLKKELIWVPFLGLAFWALDYPFMKRYSKAHLARHPEDRGKDLAITRKACERFQSLPVTVVNFLEGTRFTEDKRIAQQSPFGYLLKPKSGGVAFVMAALGAQMRSLLDVTIYYPGGRPPGFWALMCGRVDRVVVDIRGRTLSNELFAGDYENDPDFRETVQSWINQLWLDKDQRLAQMHARDGDAPPKATGS; encoded by the coding sequence ATGCGTCATTGGCTGACAGGAATCATTACCTCTGTCCTGATGCTGCTCAGCACGCTGATCGGCATCGGACCGATGCTGCTGCTGGCTTTGCTCAAGCTGGTCATTCCCCACCGCGAATCGCGACGTCAGTTGTCCCGCGCCGTGATGTGGATCGCTGAAGTCTGGGCGGAGTCGGTCAAGCGCGTCTTCGCGCTGATGACGCCGACAATCTGGGAGATTCACAGCGACTGTCCGCTGGATCATCAGCATTCGTATCTGGTCATCAGCAATCACCAGTCCTGGGTGGATATTCCCGCGCTGGTGCAGGCTTTCAATCGCAAGACGCCCTATTTCAAGTTCTTCCTTAAAAAGGAGCTGATCTGGGTGCCGTTTCTGGGTCTGGCGTTCTGGGCGCTCGATTACCCGTTCATGAAGCGTTACAGCAAGGCGCACCTGGCACGCCATCCCGAGGACAGGGGCAAGGATCTGGCGATAACCCGAAAAGCCTGCGAACGCTTCCAGTCCTTGCCGGTGACGGTCGTCAACTTTCTGGAAGGCACACGCTTTACCGAAGACAAGCGCATCGCGCAGCAATCCCCGTTCGGTTATCTGCTCAAGCCCAAATCCGGTGGCGTTGCCTTTGTCATGGCGGCGCTCGGCGCACAGATGCGCTCGTTGCTCGACGTCACCATTTATTATCCGGGCGGGCGACCGCCCGGGTTCTGGGCGCTGATGTGTGGTCGCGTCGATCGCGTAGTGGTGGACATCCGCGGTCGCACGCTGTCCAACGAACTGTTCGCCGGCGACTATGAGAACGATCCAGACTTTCGCGAGACGGTACAGAGCTGGATCAACCAGCTCTGGCTGGACAAGGACCAGCGCCTGGCCCAAATGCATGCCCGCGATGGCGACGCACCGCCGAAGGCTACAGGTTCCTGA